The sequence GTGATAGGGCTCCAGCGTCGGACGCTTGGAGACGAGATCGACGATGCCGCCCGGCGACGACTGACCGTAGAGAACGGAGGCCGGACCATGCAGGATCTCGACGCGCTCGAGATTGAAGGGCTCGACGATCGGATAGGCGAAGACGCCAAAATTCAGCAGCCGCAGCGAGTCCAGATATTGGTCGGCCAGGAAGCCGCGAATGTAGATATTGTCGAAGCGCGCGTCGGCCCCGAGATTTTCGCTCCTCACGCCCGACGTATAGCGTACCGCCTGCGCAATGCTCTGCGCGCCCTGGGCCTGGATCTGGTCCTGCGTCACGACGGAGATCGCGACCGGCGTCTCGATCAGCGGCGCGTCGGTCTTTGTGCCGGTCGCGCTCCTTGTCGCGACCACGCCGTCGACATGGCCGAATGCCGATTCCTTGTGGCCTCCCCCCGCTCCGGCGCCGGCGGCGGCTGCCGCGGCAGCGCCAGCGGGCGCATTGCCGCGCGAGACCGCGCGCGCGCGGGCCGCACTGCGGCTACGCGAGGACGGTGCGCTGGTGCGCTTGCGAGCCTCGCTTGCCTGGACGACGACCGTTCCAAGCTCGGTCCCCGCCCCCGCGGACGCACCCGAGGTCGACGATTGGGCCGCCGCCCCTCCCGTAACAACAATCAAGACAACCGAGCTGACGGCCCCCATGAGCCGCCAGCGCCTCACTTCCAAAACGCCCACTGCAACTTCCCCAACTTCCAACGACTGCGCAATGCAGCCAGCCGGAACAAGGAGTTAGCGCAGCGGTTCGACGTTGCGGGGTGAAAGGTTTCCAGCCTGGAGGTTTTCTATTTCCAGACTACAGAGTCACTGCAACCGGGAGCAGAACGGTGCAGTACCGGGAGCGACCGATGCCTGCCGCGACCGCAGGCGGATTGTCGCTTTGCAAAAGTTGCGACCGAGACGGGTTCAACGCAGACCTGCAAATGCAGCGGCAGATCCTGCGCAATTTTGCATCAATCGGGACAAACCGCCCCACTCACGCAAACGCTACTCGGATAGGCAGGCGGTTGCCGGTAAAAACATCACCCTGATTCTCAAAGCTATTTTACTCAATGAAACCGTCCGTCAAGGCGAACCTCGCCGCATTTCAGCACGACGCCAGACTCTATCTGACGCTCGGCATCGCCAATTGGTCGGTGTTCGTCGACCATATTCCGAACAACGTCGTCAACCTGCTGACGCTGCGCAACTTCGGCTTCAGCGGCGCCGCCGATCTGTTCGTGTTCGTGGTGGGCTATGGCGTTGCCATCATCCACGGCAGGATGGCACTGGAGCGCGGCTACGTGGTCGCTGCAACGCGCATCTTCCGTCGCGTCTGGCGACTCTACGCCGCCTATGTCGTGCTGTTCGTGATTTATATCGACACCATCGCCTATGTCGCCTCGCAATCGATGGCACCGGAGATCATCCACGAATACAACATCTCGGGAATTCTCGAGCACCCGCTGCGCATCCTGATCCGTGGCCTCGTGCTCCAGGAAGAGCCGCTGAACCTCGACCTGCTGCAACTGATGATCCCACTGATGGCGTTCTTTCCGCTCGTGCTGTGGGGGCTGCTGCGATGGCCGAACCTGACGCTGGCGGCATCGGTCGCGCTGTACGTCGCCGCGCGCTGGTTCGACTGGAATTTCCGGGTCTACCCGGACCAGGAATGGACCTTCAATCCGCTGTGCTGGCAGATGCTGATGGTGCTGGGCGGCTGGTTCGCCGTCACAGGCGCGCCGGGGCGTGCGCTGCGCGGCATGTCCTGGCTGCGGATCCTCGCAGGCGCCTATCTGGTCTTCGCGATGGCAGTCACCCTGATGCGCCACTCGCCGACGCTGTCCACCTACCTGCCCGATCTGTTCCTCAACAGCATCGCACCAACCGACAAGGAAAACCTCGCGCCCTATCGCGTGCTCCACTTCCTCGCCCTCGCGCTCATTGCGACCCATCTCATTCCGGCCGATCATCCCGGCCTGAAATGGAGGCCGCTACAGGCGGTGATCGCATGCGGCGAGGAATGGCTCGCGGTGTTCTGCGTCGCCGTGTTCCTGTCCTTCGCCGGCCACCTCATCCTGATCACCGGGCCGAACCTGGTAGTGATGCAGGTCGCGGTGAGCATCACCGGCTTCGCCGCGATGACCGGGCTCGCCTATTACATCGCATGGTCGAAACGGCAGGATCTGCCGGCAGCCCTGCGGCACCAGGCCTAAAGCTAAATCGCTCCGACAACAAAATCGTGCGATTCTGCTAGGCCGAAAGCGGCCGCTGCGCTATGCCGGGACTCTGCGTGAGGAGACCGGCGTGGCGATGGCGAAAGGCGGGGGTGAAGAGGCGGAGAGCGCGCCCCGGCGCGGCCGGCCAAGGTCGATCGAGACCACCAACGCCATCCTCGAAAGCGCCTATGCGCTGATGGCGGCCACGGGCCTTGCCACGACCACGATCGATGCGATCGCACGCCACTCCAGCGTGTCCAAGATGACGATCTACAAATGGTGGCCGTCGCGGGAAGCGCTGCTGATCGACGCCTTCCTCCACCATGCCGCGCAGATGCTGCCGCTGCCGCCCGCGAGCGCCGGTACGCCCGCGGCGCGCGCGCGCCGCCACGCCGCCGCCTATGCCGAGGCGCTGCAGGGCGAGTTCGGCAAGGTCCAGCTCGCCGTCATCTCCGAATGCATCTCCAAGACCGGCTCGGCGGAGCTGTTCTACGCCCGCTACTTACAATTCCGCCGCGACGCGCTGGTGGACATGATCGCCGCGGGCCAGCAGGACGGCAGCATTCTGGCCGGGGGGCTCGCTGAAGATCTCTACGACGCGATCTATGGCAGCCTGTTCTACCGCTACATCTTCGGCATCGCGCCGATCACACCGGGCTACGCGCGCAATCTGGTCGATCTGGTGTTGCGGCCGAAGGACTAGATCAGCGCACGGGGCGCACCGGCGCCGAGATCTTGTCCGTGCGGTCGCGCTCGGTCATGTCGACCACCGTCTCCATCGGCGCGGTCAGTTCATAGACGTAGGAGACGTCGGTGAAGAAGCGCTTGGCGGTGCCCCCCAGCGCCTCGGGCGCGACGCGGTCCAGCAGGATCAGGCCGAAGTCGGAATCGGGCCGGCGCGTCGCCTCGCTGGTGTTGAACTCCTCCCAGCGGAAATGGAAGACCTCTTCGGGCGCTTCGCCGGTCACCGTCCAGTTGGCGGTGATGTGCGGATGCTTGCCGACCAGCGACAGGCCCTCGTCGGAATGCGAGGCGAGCTCGAAGAACAGCAGCGACAGGCTCTGCGCGGCGCGCGCGCTGACCGCGATGTCGGGGCCGGTCACGGCGATGCGATCGGCATGCGGAATCGCGCGCGCCTCGAACAGGCCCTTCAGCTTGACGCCCTGCCACTGGCTCTCGCTGAGCAGCGAGACCACGTTGGACATGGCGTGGATGCGGCCGATCAGGAGCTCGCGCGCGACGTCGATGTCCGAGCCGTGGCGCAGCGTGCGCGTCACGATCGACTGGATCACAGCCAGGATGTTCTTCACGCGGTGGTTCAGCTCGTCGATGACCGCGGTCAGGCGGCGTTCGAAGCCGATCCGCACCTGGATCTCCCGGCTGAGCCGCAGATTGTTGTAGGCGACATAGCCGAACAGGCCGCACACCATCGCGGTGATGGCAAAACCGATCGCCGCCACGATGATCGCGGTCTGCTCGGCGCGGCGCGCCGAATTGGTCTTCGCGTAGTAGCTGAGCTGCCAGTCGCGGCCGCCGAAGCTCATCGTGCGCGTCGCCGATGGCGCCGGACCGTCCGCGCCCATGCGCGTGGAGACAATGCCCTGGTCGTTGGCGACGAGCTCGCCGCCTTCCTTGCGCGGATCCTTGAGTGCAACCGAGAACAACGACATGTCGTCGTTGGTCAGCATCAGTGTGGCAAGCTCGTAGGAGAACGTGACGAAACCGGCCGGCTCCGTTGCCCCCTCGGGAACCACGGGAGCAGCCACAATGATGCCGATCGGGCCGTTCCCGCGCAACAGCGGCACCGGATCGGAAGCAACCGATCGCTTCTCGATCCTGGCCCGGGCGAGCATCGCGCTGCGCACCGGATCCTGGTCATAGCTGCGGCCAGGCAGCGCCTTGGTCTCGTCACTGCGCGGCTCGAGGTCCATCAGCACGTCGATCGGATGGGTGAGGCTCGCGGGGGCGATGGGCTTATCACTGTAGTCACGGATCTGGGGCTTCGGGAATCCGGCCGCCGCGATCGCCGCCTGCGCCGCCGCGAGCTCGTTCGGCTGAAGCCGGGCAACCCAGCCGGCCACCACGAAGTCAGTCTTGAACGCGTAGATCGCCGAGCGCAGCGGCTCCAGCATATTGGGCTTGAGCACCGACGGCGCACGGAACAGGCCTGAGGCGACGCGCGCGAGCAGCTCGCGCTCGGTGAGCCGGTCCTGAACCAGGCTGGCATGGACGTCGATCGCACGCGCGAGCGCGATCCGGTCCAGCGCCAGCTCCTGGTCGTGGACGCGATAGGCCGCAAGCCCGGAAAGCAAGGCTCCGAGCAGAGCGATGAAGCCGATAATGAAACCCAGCCGGACCACGCGACTACTCAGACGGAAGCGGGAGGTCGGCAATAAACACGGAGCATATGAACGCCGCTCGAACGGCCATGTGCCGAAACAGGGTGAACCCCAATGGCGCAGATAATGGAGGAGGAGGCATCAGTACGCAACTTGGGTCGCCTGGAAAGCTTAATCCGCCCGGCCGAGGGTCCGGCCGGGGATGGAATTGCCCCGGGCACCGGAGGTATTCAATCGCCGTGTCCGAAATTTGTTCCGCAAGGCGCGGCCCTGCCCAGGCGTTAACGACGAAAACCACCTGCGCCAAGTCGTCGCGTCGGGTCAGCCAGCCCGTTTCAGCCCGCCTTTGGCCTCGATAAAGCCGACGATGCGGTCTAGCCCCTCGCTCTTCTTCAGGTTGGTCATGACGAAGGGGCGCTCACCGCGCATGCGCCTTGCGTCCGTCTCCATCTTCTCGAGGGAGGCGCCGACATGGGGCGCAAGATCGATCTTGTTGATGACCAGCAGGTCGGACCGGGTGATGCCGGGGCCGCCCTTGGACGGGATCTTGTCGCCGGCGGCGACGTCGATGACGTAGATGGTGAGGTCGGCAAGCTCCGGGGAAAAAGTGGCAGCGAGATTGTCGCCGCCGGACTCGATCAGCACGAGATCGAGGCCCGGGAATTTCGCGCGCATGTCCGCGACCGCTGCGAGGTTCATCGAGGCGTCCTCGCGGATCGCCGTGTGCGGGCAGCCGCCGGTCTCGACGCCGGCGATGCGATCCGGCGTCAGCGAGCCCGACCGCACCAGGAATTCCGCATCCCATTTGGTGTAGATGTCGTTGGTGATCGCGGCGATGTCATAGCGCTCGCGCATGGTCTTGCAGAGCAGGTCCATCAGCGCGGTCTTGCCTGACCCGACCGGGCCGCCAACGCCGACACGCAGAGGGCCGTGAGATTTCGACATGTCGTCTGCTCTTTCCTAGCGTCGTCCCGGCGAAGGCCGGGACCCATAGCCACCGAATTCGGTTGATGCAGCGGACTGCGGCCACAGCCTTTCATAACCACGACCATTTGTGGTTATGGGTCCCGGCCTTCGCCGGGACGACGCTGAGAGCCTAGCACTCATGACCTGAACAACCGCGTATACTGCGTCTCGTGCCGCAGGCTGGCGAGATCGGCGCGGAAGGTGGCGCTGCCGAGATCGTCCAATGCTGCAGTCAGCGCACGGCTGGCGGTGGCGGCCACCGCCGCTTCCAGCCTCACCAGCACGCGTTGGCTGTCGGTCTGGCCGAGCGGAATGAGGCGGCTGGCCGCCGAGATCCAGTTCGAGACCAGCGCATGCAGGAAGGCGTGCAGCGTCGGTGCCAGCGGCACGCCGTGCATTGCGGCAACTACACCGACGGCGACGGGATAGACCAGTGGCGTGCTGCATGCCGCAACCATGGCATCCAGGCCTTCCGCATCCCACGCGGCGCGGGAGATATCGATGAAGGCGCGGCCCTGCGAGACAGTCTCGAGTTGCCGCTCGCGCGACGGCACGAAGGCGCTCGCGAGTTCCGCGATGTCGCGCAAGGAGGTCTCCTCGCCCGCCTCGGTGGCGCGATAGGCCTGGACCAGGAAGACCGCATCGCAAAAGCCCGAGCCGTCGCCGAGCGTCGCATCGAGCCAGTCGGCCAGCGTCGCGACGTCGACGATGTCGCCCGCTTCGACCGCCCATTCGATGCCGCTGGAATAGGAGAAACCGCCGACGGGGAACGCCGGCGACAGCCAGGTCATCAACCGGTACAGCGCCGCCGCCTCGCGCCCGGCGAGGTCACCGGCACCGACAGGCTCATTTGTGGTCATGAGCATGCTTGTGGCCGTGGTGATGGTCTGGATGGTCGCAATGCTCGTCGTGGTGATGGTGGTGCTCGTGGCCATGATCATGCGCGGCATGGTCATGATGATGGTGGTCATGGCCGTGATGATCATGGTGATCGTGACCATGATCGTGATGATGATGGCCGTGATCGTGGTGCGCATGGTCGTCGTGCCCATGCGCGTGACCGGCGTCCGCATAGGCGCCGCCTTCGGGATCGAACGGCGCCTCGATCTCGATCACGCGCGCACCGAGGCCCTTGACCATGGCCTCGATGACGTGGTCGCGGCGGATGCGCAGGCTCTTGGCCATGATCTGCGTCGGCAGGTGGCGGTTGCCGAGATGCCAGCCGACGCGGATGAGGTGGTGCGGATCGCGGCCGCGGATCTCGAGCAGCGGCTCCGGAGCCGCGACCACCTCGACCAGCCTTCCGTCCTCCAGCACCAGCGCATCGCCGCCGCGCAGCGCGACGGCGTTCTCCAGGTCGAGCAGGAATTCGAGACCGCGCGTCCCCGTCATTGCCATGCGGCGACGGTGCCGGTCGTCAAAATCGAGCACGACCGTGTCCGCTGGCGCTTCCGTGAAGCGGTGTTGTCCCCTGACCTGCGTCGCCCGGATCATGCGTCTTACCTCTTTACCGTGTCTCGACCTTCTCGGGCGTGATGATTTCGATCTTCGGCGGCGCCGCGAAGCACTTCACCGCGATGCGGCCGAACGTCTTCATATGTTCCATGGCGCGATGCGGCACCAATGCCTCGGCACTCTCCCACTGCTCGACGAACACCATCTTGCTGGGATCGGTGACGCTCTCATGCATGTCGTAGGCGATGTTGCCGGGCTCCTTCCGCGTCTCCTTGATGCAGGCGATGGCACCTGCAATGAATTCGGCGCGCGTCTCGGGCTTGATAGTCAGGGTTGCAACGACATAGATCACGAGAAATCCTCCCGGCTTTTCTTCTAAGGGTTAGATACCGGGCGGGACATTAAACCAGGCGGGACCGAACGCAAAACCGGAAAAGCCGTCCCCGGACGCGCACTCAAGCCATATTCCAGGGACATGCGTTGAGTCGCTATTTCAGTACATGAAATATCGCTGCGCCATCGGCAGCACCTCCGCCGGCGCGCAGGTGAGCAGCTCGCCGTCGGCGCGAACCTCGTAGGTCTCCGGATCGACCTCGATATTGGGCGTGGCGTCGTTGTGGATCATGCTCTTCTTGGAGATCTTGCTGCGGGTGTTCTGGACCGCATAGAGCTTCTTCTCGATGCCGAGCTTTCGCGCGAGACCCCCGGTGATCGCAGCCCTCGAGGTGAAGACCACCGAGGACGAGGTACGCGCTCTCCCGAAGGCGCCGAACATCGGCTGATAGTGCACCGGCTGCGGCGTCGGGATCGAGGCATTTGGATCGCCCATGGGCGCTGCGACGATGGTGCCGCCCTTGACGATGCAATCCGGCTTGACGCCGAAGAAGGCCGGCGACCACAGCACGAGATCCGCGAGCTTGCCCTTCTCGACCGAGCCGATCAGCTTCGACACGCCGTGCGCGATCGCGGGGTTGATCGTGTACTTGGCGATGTAGCGCTTGACGCGGAAGTTGTCGTTGTCCTTGCCCTTGTCCTGCGGCAGCGAACCGCGCTGCTTCTTCATCTTGTCGGCGGTCTGCCAGGTGCGAATGATGACCTCGCCGAGGCGGCCCATGGCCTGCGAGTCCGAGGACATCATCGAGAGCGCGCCGAGATCGTGCAGGATGTCTTCGGCCGCGATCGTCTCCTTGCGGATACGGCTTTCCGCGAACGCCAGATCTTCCGCAATCGAGGGATCGAGGTGGTGGCACACCATCAGCATGTCGAGATGCTCGTCGATGGTGTTGCGGGTGAAGGGCCGCGTCGGATTGGTCGAGGACGGCAGCACGTTCTTCAGCCCGGCGACCTTGATGATGTCAGGGGCGTGACCGCCCCCGGCGCCTTCGGTGTGGAAGGCGTGGATGGTGCGGCCCTTGAACGCCTTGATGGTGTCCTCGACGAAGCCGGATTCGTTCAGCGTGTCGGAATGCAGCATCACCTGGATATCGTAATCGTCGGCGACCGACAGGCAGTTGTCGATCGCGGCCGGCGTGGTGCCCCAGTCCTCGTGCAGCTTCAGCGCGCAGGCACCGCCCTTGATCATCTCGACCAGCGCGGCGGGGCGCGAGGCGTTGCCCTTGCCGGAGATGCCGAGATTGACCGGGAAGGCGTCGAACGACTGGATCATCCGGCCCATGTGCCACGGCCCCGGCGTGCAGGTGGTGGCGAAGGTGCCGTGCGAGGGACCGGTGCCGCCGCCGAGCATCGAGGTGACGCCTGACATCAGCGCGTGCTCGATCTGCTGCGGGCAGATGAAATGGATGTGGCTGTCGAAGCCGCCGGCCGTGAGGATCTTGCCTTCGCCCGCGATCACGTCGGTGCCGGGTCCGATGACGATGGTGACGCCGGGCTGGATGTCGGGATTGCCGGCCTTGCCGATCGCGGAGATCATGCCGTCCTTGATGGCGACGTCGGCCTTCACGATGCCCCAGTGATCGACGATCAGCGCATTGGTGATGACCGTGTCGGCCGCGCCCTGCTTGTTGGTGACCTGCGACTGGCCCATGCCGTCGCGGATCACCTTGCCGCCGCCGAATTTCACCTCCTCGCCGTAAGTGGTGAAATCCTTCTCGACCTCGATGATGAGATCGGTATCGGCCAGCCGCACCTTGTCGCCGGTGGTCGGGCCGAACATGTCGGCATAGACGGAACGCTTTATTTTGACGGACATCACAAGCCCCGTTTGCGATTGAAATGTTGGCTGCTCACAGCAAAGCCCTCGCTGCTTTCACAGCATCGTCGAATTTCGTATCGAGCCACGCATTGCCGCCGCGGCAGCCAGCGACAACTTGCTCGGCCCACCCGGTGTAGTCGGCGAGGTCGTCGCGCTCTTCAGCGGTCGGATCGGTTTGAATGCGCGCGCCGATATTGCTGATCTTGTCGGCGATCTTGATCAGCTTGGCGCCGGGAGATTTGTGCGGAGCGTCCTCGACCTGCTTCTGCCGCCGCTCGGCCTTGGGCAGGCTCATGTCGTCGGTGCATTCGACGACGAGGGACGCAACACGATCGGAGAACCTTTGCGCAAGCTCCTCGCGTGTGGTGTCGGTGTCCTCGATTGTGTCGTGCAGCCAGCCGGCTGCGATCAGCTCGGCATCGGCGCCGTCGGTCGCGGTCGCAAGCAGGTTCGCGACCTCGGCGAGGTGATTGATGTAAGGCTCGTCCCCCCGCCCCTTGCGCGCCATTCCATTGTGGCGATGCGCGGCAAGCTCGGCAGCTTCAGAGACAAGGCGGATGGGTGAGAGCATGATCATGTCTCCTCCAGGTCATCAGAGGCGCCGCTCTCTCCGTTCCCTCCCCCCTTGCGGGGGAGGGTCAGGGAGGGGGGTGCTCCGAGCTCCGCTGCCTGAAGGATGGCGAGAGCCACTCCCTCCAGGTTCTTCATCACATCGTCATTGGTGAAGCGCAACACCCGATAGCCGCGGGAGGCGAACCACTCCTCGCGGATCTCGTCGTGGCGGATGCGCTCTGCGAAATCGTGACTTTCGCCATCAACCTCGATAACGAGCTTGCAGGAATGGGCTACAAAATCGGCGATGTAGTTGCCCATTGGAGCTTGCCGACTAAAGCCGAGGCGAGCCAAACGGTGGGCTTTGAGATGACGCCAGAGCAGCGTCTCCGCACGCGTCATCACGCGCCGCAATTGCCGGGCGCGAGTTCTTTGAAACTGAGAGACCTCGTCGTGTGGCATACCCCCCTCCCCAACCCTCCCCCGCAAGGGGGGAGGGAGCGAGACAGTTGCGCTCACCTCACTGTGGACCACCACTCTCATCTCGGCTTACGTCACAGCTTGCCCTGTACCTCGCCACGGAAACCGTAAATCATCTTCCTGCCAGCCACCGCGACGAGCTGGACGTCGCGGGTCTGGCCGGGCTCGAAGCGGACGGCGGTGCCGGCGGCGATGTCGAGGCGCATGCCGCGCGATTTCTTGCGATCGAACTTCAGCGCGGGGTTGGTCTCGAAGAAATGGTAGTGCGAGCCGACCTGGATCGGCCGGTCACCGGTGTTGGCGACCGTCAGCGTCACCGTCTTGCGGCCGGCATTGAGCTCGATCTCGCCGTCCTGGATGAAGAGTTCGCCGGGGATCATGCTCTCGCTCCTACCTGATCGGGTCATGCACGGTGACGAGCTTGGTGCCGTCGGGAAAGGTCGCCTCGACCTGGATGTCGTGGATCATCTCGGGGATGCCCGGCATCACCTGGTCGCGGGTCAGGACCTGCGCACCGGATTGCATCAGCTCGGCGACGGTGCGGCCGTCGCGCGCGCCTTCGAGAATGAAATCGGAGATGATCGCGATCGCCTCGGGATGGTTGAGCTTGACGCCGCGGTCCAGCCTGCGGCGCGCCACGATCGCCGCCATCGAGATCAGAAGCTTGTCCTTTTCGCGGGGAGACAGGTTCATGCGAAATCTCTTCCGTTCAACACGTCAATTCAGCCAGTCATCAGTTCAGCCAGAGCCGCGGCAGGACCGCGCCGGTGCGCGCCAGCACGGCCATCATGTCGGCGCGCAAACGCGCCGCATCTTGGGCACAGAACCGCGCCATTGCAAAGCCATTCCACGCGGAGATTCCGACCTCGCCGGAGAAAGACTCCGACGCTTCCCGGATGCGCTCGACCAGGGCCTCATCGCCGGGCACGATCAGCGCCGTGCCGATCGCCGCGCCACCCTTGGCCACAGCCGATCGCGCGAGCTTTGCGCCGATATCGCCGTCAAGCCGGACGGTTTCCGCGAACACCAGTCTGCCGCCGCGGCGCATCCGCCAGCGGTCGACGAACTCGCCCTGCTCCATCCGCTCGCCCATGGCAGTGCGGCCGAATATGACAATCTCGCAAAGCAGGAGCGAGGCCGCCTCGTCGAGCTCGATGTCGAAGCGGCGCTGCACCCGCGCGCGATCGAACAGGATGGTCTCCTGCGGCAGCCAGGACAAATGCGCGCCCGCGCCGGCCTTCAGCGAGATATTGAGCTGCGCCGTCGGGCCCGGCGCGCGATAGACCTTTTCGGCGGCCGCCGTGGTCAGCGTCAGCCGCGCGCGATCCGCCGCCGATATCTCGATGTCGAAGCGATCGCCGCCGGCAACGCCGCCGGCCGTATTGACGAACACGCCGGAGAGGCCCTGATCTTCCGGCGATGGAAAGCGGACGCGGAGCGAACCGGATTCATGCAAGGCGCCGCGCCGCGTCACGCCGTCGCGCGCATGCACGTCGAAGCGCACCGCGCCACGGGCACGGTTGGCTTCGAATAGCGTGGACGTGGCCGACAGTTCGCTGCGCATCCGTCTCCCCAGCCGGTCGCGGCAGGAATTTTGGCTTACAGCGCCATCTGGCGGCTGATTTCGCCGGGATCGAGGTTGGAGCGGTCGCAGGTGAATTTCACCGCGCCGCGATCCATCACCGCGAAACTGTCGCCGAGTTCGCAGGCAAAGTCGAGATATTGTTCGACCAGCACGATGGCGATGTTGCCGAGGTTGCGCAGGTACGAGATGGCGCGGCCGATGTCCTTGATGATCGAGGGCTGGATGCCCTCGGTCGGCTCGTCGAGCAGGAGCAGTTTTGGCCGCATCACCAGCGCGCGGCCAATCGCGAGCTGCTGCTGCTGGCCGCCGGAGAGGTCGCCGCCGCGCCGGCCGAGCATGGATTGCAGCACCGGAAACAGCGAGAACACGTCGTCCGGAATGTGCTTGTCCTCGCGCTTGAGCGGGCCGAAGCCGGTCTTGAGGTTCTCCTCGACCGTCAGCAGCGGGAATATCTCGCGGCCCTGCGGCACGAAGCCGATGCCCTTGCGCGCCCGCTCATAGGGCTTGAGGCCCGCGATGTCGTTGCCGTCGAACACGATCGCGCCCGAAGAGATGGGATATTGCCCGACCATGGCGCGCAGCAGCGAGGTCTTGCCGACGCCGTTGCGCCCGAGCACGCAAGTCACCTTGCCGGGCTCGGCCGAGATCGAAACGCCGCGCAGCGCCTGCGCCGCGCCGTAGAACAGGTTGATGTCCTTGACCTCAAGCATCGCTCAGCGTCCCAGATAGACTTCGATGACCCGCTCGTTGGACGAGACCTGGTCGATGGTACCTTCCGCGAGCACCGTACCTTCATGCAGGCAGGTGACCTTGACGCCGAGCTCGCGCACGAACGTCATGTCGTGCTCGACCACCATGACGGTGTGGGTCTTGTTGATTTCTTTCAAGAGCTCGGCGGTGAGATGCGTCTCGACGTCGGTCATACCCGCGACGGGCTCGTCGACCAGCAGCAGCTTCGGATCCTGCGCCAGCAGCATGCCGATCTCGAGCCATTGTTTCTGGCCATGGCTGAGACTGCCGGCGAGACGGTTGCGGGCTTCGGTGAGGCGGATCGTCTCCAGCACCTTGTCGATACGCTCGGACTCCGCCTTGCTGCCGCGCCAGAACAGCGTGCCGCGGACCGAGTGGTCGACATTGAGCGCAAGCAGGAGATTGTCCTGCACGGTCTGGCTCTCGAACACCGTCGGTTTCTGGAATTTGCGGCCGATGCCGAGCTCGGCGATGCGGGTCTCGTCCAGCCGCGTCAGGTCGGTGACGCCGTCGAACAGAACGGTGCCCTCGTCGGGCTTGGTCTTGCCGGTGATGATGTCCATCATCGTGGTCTTGCCGGCGCCGTTCGGACCGATGATGGCGCGCATCTCGCCGGGCTCGAGCGTCAGCGACAAATTGTTGATGGCGTGGAAGCCGTCGAACGAGACGTGCACGCCGTCCAGGTAGAGCATCGCGGAAGTCGCACGGGTGTCCATGACGTTCATGACCGCTTACTCCGCCATCTTGGGTTCGGTGACGCCGTCTTCGGCCGCGGCGCTCGCAACGGCTGCCGCGGCGCGTTTTTCCTTCGACTGATCCCACCAGGCGTTGAAGGTGCCGACGATGCCCTTGGGCAGCAGCAGCGTCACCAGGATGAACAGCGCTCCCAGCATGAACAGCCAGTACGGCGCCAGCATGCCCGAGGTGAAGAACGTCTTGGCGTAGTTGACGACGACGGCACCGAGCGCGGCGCCGACCAGCGTGCCGCGGCCGCCGACCGCGACCCAGATCACCGCCTCGATCG is a genomic window of Bradyrhizobium sp. CB1717 containing:
- the ureG gene encoding urease accessory protein UreG, whose amino-acid sequence is MSKSHGPLRVGVGGPVGSGKTALMDLLCKTMRERYDIAAITNDIYTKWDAEFLVRSGSLTPDRIAGVETGGCPHTAIREDASMNLAAVADMRAKFPGLDLVLIESGGDNLAATFSPELADLTIYVIDVAAGDKIPSKGGPGITRSDLLVINKIDLAPHVGASLEKMETDARRMRGERPFVMTNLKKSEGLDRIVGFIEAKGGLKRAG
- the ureE gene encoding urease accessory protein UreE yields the protein MIRATQVRGQHRFTEAPADTVVLDFDDRHRRRMAMTGTRGLEFLLDLENAVALRGGDALVLEDGRLVEVVAAPEPLLEIRGRDPHHLIRVGWHLGNRHLPTQIMAKSLRIRRDHVIEAMVKGLGARVIEIEAPFDPEGGAYADAGHAHGHDDHAHHDHGHHHHDHGHDHHDHHGHDHHHHDHAAHDHGHEHHHHHDEHCDHPDHHHGHKHAHDHK
- a CDS encoding urease accessory protein UreF, which encodes MLMTTNEPVGAGDLAGREAAALYRLMTWLSPAFPVGGFSYSSGIEWAVEAGDIVDVATLADWLDATLGDGSGFCDAVFLVQAYRATEAGEETSLRDIAELASAFVPSRERQLETVSQGRAFIDISRAAWDAEGLDAMVAACSTPLVYPVAVGVVAAMHGVPLAPTLHAFLHALVSNWISAASRLIPLGQTDSQRVLVRLEAAVAATASRALTAALDDLGSATFRADLASLRHETQYTRLFRS
- a CDS encoding putative quinol monooxygenase; its protein translation is MIYVVATLTIKPETRAEFIAGAIACIKETRKEPGNIAYDMHESVTDPSKMVFVEQWESAEALVPHRAMEHMKTFGRIAVKCFAAPPKIEIITPEKVETR
- a CDS encoding OpgC domain-containing protein, with the translated sequence MKPSVKANLAAFQHDARLYLTLGIANWSVFVDHIPNNVVNLLTLRNFGFSGAADLFVFVVGYGVAIIHGRMALERGYVVAATRIFRRVWRLYAAYVVLFVIYIDTIAYVASQSMAPEIIHEYNISGILEHPLRILIRGLVLQEEPLNLDLLQLMIPLMAFFPLVLWGLLRWPNLTLAASVALYVAARWFDWNFRVYPDQEWTFNPLCWQMLMVLGGWFAVTGAPGRALRGMSWLRILAGAYLVFAMAVTLMRHSPTLSTYLPDLFLNSIAPTDKENLAPYRVLHFLALALIATHLIPADHPGLKWRPLQAVIACGEEWLAVFCVAVFLSFAGHLILITGPNLVVMQVAVSITGFAAMTGLAYYIAWSKRQDLPAALRHQA
- a CDS encoding HWE histidine kinase domain-containing protein; translation: MVRLGFIIGFIALLGALLSGLAAYRVHDQELALDRIALARAIDVHASLVQDRLTERELLARVASGLFRAPSVLKPNMLEPLRSAIYAFKTDFVVAGWVARLQPNELAAAQAAIAAAGFPKPQIRDYSDKPIAPASLTHPIDVLMDLEPRSDETKALPGRSYDQDPVRSAMLARARIEKRSVASDPVPLLRGNGPIGIIVAAPVVPEGATEPAGFVTFSYELATLMLTNDDMSLFSVALKDPRKEGGELVANDQGIVSTRMGADGPAPSATRTMSFGGRDWQLSYYAKTNSARRAEQTAIIVAAIGFAITAMVCGLFGYVAYNNLRLSREIQVRIGFERRLTAVIDELNHRVKNILAVIQSIVTRTLRHGSDIDVARELLIGRIHAMSNVVSLLSESQWQGVKLKGLFEARAIPHADRIAVTGPDIAVSARAAQSLSLLFFELASHSDEGLSLVGKHPHITANWTVTGEAPEEVFHFRWEEFNTSEATRRPDSDFGLILLDRVAPEALGGTAKRFFTDVSYVYELTAPMETVVDMTERDRTDKISAPVRPVR
- a CDS encoding TetR/AcrR family transcriptional regulator, which gives rise to MAKGGGEEAESAPRRGRPRSIETTNAILESAYALMAATGLATTTIDAIARHSSVSKMTIYKWWPSREALLIDAFLHHAAQMLPLPPASAGTPAARARRHAAAYAEALQGEFGKVQLAVISECISKTGSAELFYARYLQFRRDALVDMIAAGQQDGSILAGGLAEDLYDAIYGSLFYRYIFGIAPITPGYARNLVDLVLRPKD